The Musa acuminata AAA Group cultivar baxijiao chromosome BXJ3-6, Cavendish_Baxijiao_AAA, whole genome shotgun sequence region CATGCTGAATATAAATTAGAGTGGTAGAAAATGTATTAGTATTAATTACCTTGTCCTAGTTTCTAAAGTTTTGTCATATTGGTTCCTTTTTTTCTGTGTCCATTGTCCTTGTGCATGTTTCATACTCAAGATCTTGTTCTTGTCAGTGCTAGTTGTTAGACTGAATCTTGAAAAGGCGTAAAGTACTATTTGCAAGTTAAGTGGATCCATTGGGAATCTTGTCACTCAATAGAAATCTTTGTCAGGGACCACATTCTGATTTCTCTGGACCGACATCTGGAAGCACAGCTTGTGTGGCAGTCATTAGAAACAACCAACTCATTGTTGCAAATGCTGGTGATTCTCGTTGTGTACTCTCGAGGAAGGGTCAGGTTTGTCACTAAGAGAATCTCTTTCTACTGATTTGTGTTTTCAGATGCTTCATGATTACATCATAGACAAAAAATATGCCTCAATTGTGTAGTCTTCTGTTTGTTCTCTATAGGCAATTAGTTTGTCAACAGACCACAAACCATATCTTGTTGAGGAGAAGGAAAGGATCGTAAAAGCAGGTGGTTTTATTCAAGCAGGACGAATAAATGGAAGCTTAAACCTCACTAGAGCAATTGGTACTTCCTCAgtgttttttaataaaatttgtaAGCTGCCTTATCATATGTTTTACTCTTGAGAAGCAAACTTATGGCAGGCGACATGGAATTCAAGCAAAACAAGTTTTTACCTGCTGAGAAGCAAGTTGTGACATGCAATCCAGACATAAACATTGTGAGTATACCACAGTTCCGCTTACAGTAGTGATTAAATTTAGAGCCATTTGAACTATGATCCACCATATTATCATGAGTTCTATTATAAATCTCGGTATGTCATTTGTTGGCCTTCGCTGTAGGTGGAGCTATGCGATGATGATGAATTTCTCATTTTAGCCTGTGATGGAGTCTGGTATGCCTTTTCAGCACCTCTTTAGCAATTGTAAATCCAAGACAACTAAATCTACTATAACTATTCTTATAATGAGATTTCCAACAATCATATATATCGTGTTTCAATTGCAACATTGACATTCCTTCATTTAAATAGTTGATAGACCATAAGCCACGGTCATAATGTTATCAATACTCTAGTGTCCATCAACAATTTTAAGAAGATAGAAATACTAGTGTCTTTCATGTTTCTAGCACATCAAAGTATCAAACTACTCACActaaattatatgtttataattcataataaatttctcAGCTATTTGTGTGCCTATGAATTCTCTTCTCTTACAAATAGAACAGTCGATGTATGTTAAATTAGAGCTCAATAGCGGCAAAAGATTCATTGGATAGAATCTGTCAAGTGTTTGTGTTTGAACATTTAGCATTATTTTGTCTATGTACTTCAGTGGACGGTAATAAATTTCTCATGTTTGGTCATTACCTGTTGTGCCGTTATCATCATGATCTACTAGTTCAAGAATTATCCTTCATTGTGGCTTATAACATTTATAACCATAAGGTGTGTTTCTACATAATTGAGTGCTCCTTGCTTAGAGCTTCTAATAGAATCAGATTGAGAACTCATGCTTGCCATAGTTTGTGTCCATTTGAAATACTTGTGTACTTATAGGTGTCTATTCTGATACTTTTTACCAGGGATTGCATGACAAGCCAGCAACTAGTGGATTTCATCAATGAGCATATAAAAACGGTGAGGACCTTATTCTATGTTATTTTTTGATCACTTTAAGAGTATCTTTCTCGGAACCTTATGTCACTTTAAGAGGCTAACTTCAACACTTGATGGTCTCAGTAACTGAGCTCAtgaaatggatttttttttttttttttgccaaagaTTGTATCTTAGGCTTTATATATAATGGAATAAAGCAGTTTTATCTGCCGGaagtatattttgttttatttatcataatacttTTTCTGGTGCCTATGTTGCTAACTGCAGGAGAGCTGCCTGTCTGCAGTCTGTGAAAGAGTGTTGGACCGGTGTCTGGCCCCATCCACCATTAGTGGAGATGGATTGGACAACATGACGATGATACTGGTGCAATTTAATAAGCCTATCAGACCTGATGCTCCTCATCCATAAAAATGATGATGCTGGGGTGAGACTGAAGCTCCAAGTGATCCAACTATCCTGCTGTAGATTTTAAGTGTGTTGTACATAGCAATATATCCTCTTGAAGGTTATAGCGTATACATTTGGACAAATCATCATATGGCACTGAATTAGTTGTGGGCGATCCCAAAGTTCCCATCCTTAACCCGATAGTTAGTATCGAATGTATAAAGCACTATTCATTTGGTTTATGGAGTGCCTTAGAACTAAATGGTTGACTTTACTCTTCTCATATGACATGACCTATGGATAGAATCGCATGATGTGTATTTTCTTAAATTGCCTGACCATGTGTTGACTTTCTAGAGATAAGTGGGCTGGTTTTTGTGGAGACAAAAGTCAgatatcttcttttctttcaaatgcaaTCTTAGTGAGGAAGTCTTGATTCTCAAGACCTTAAAATAAATACAATCACAAACCTTACCACACATTAGATgtggaattatttttttaatattataatatgttCACTGGTGCAAAAAAATTTCATTCACTGGTAACTTTTTTCATTATACGTATCCTCACACATGCAATGGCAGTCCTATGTTTTATGAAAGAAATATAAGCAATAGCCATTACACATGGGCCCCAGCTGATCGCATTGCGACCACCAATCACGAACATGTACGCGCGGCGGGTAGCAGAGTCGGGTGGGTGAAAATAATCAATGCAACTCATACATTGTAACTTGGTATATGGCCGTCATAGCGTTATAAAGCGTTCAGGCTACATACATAAATACCAAGCG contains the following coding sequences:
- the LOC135641874 gene encoding probable protein phosphatase 2C 11 isoform X2, whose protein sequence is MGIYLSSPKTEKFSEDGANARLRFGLSSMQGWRATMEDAHAAVPDLDNCTSFFGVYDGHGGKVVAKFCAKYLHAEILKCEPQLGGDLSASAQKAFLRMDEMMKGQRGWRELAVLGDKMDKFTGLIEGLIWSPRGGYSSEHLDEWAYEEGPHSDFSGPTSGSTACVAVIRNNQLIVANAGDSRCVLSRKGQAISLSTDHKPYLVEEKERIVKAGGFIQAGRINGSLNLTRAIGDMEFKQNKFLPAEKQVVTCNPDINIVELCDDDEFLILACDGVWDCMTSQQLVDFINEHIKTESCLSAVCERVLDRCLAPSTISGDGLDNMTMILVQFNKPIRPDAPHP
- the LOC135641874 gene encoding probable protein phosphatase 2C 11 isoform X3 produces the protein MACNYGRCGKVVAKFCAKYLHAEILKCEPQLGGDLSASAQKAFLRMDEMMKGQRGWRELAVLGDKMDKFTGLIEGLIWSPRGGYSSEHLDEWAYEEGPHSDFSGPTSGSTACVAVIRNNQLIVANAGDSRCVLSRKGQAISLSTDHKPYLVEEKERIVKAGGFIQAGRINGSLNLTRAIGDMEFKQNKFLPAEKQVVTCNPDINIVELCDDDEFLILACDGVWDCMTSQQLVDFINEHIKTESCLSAVCERVLDRCLAPSTISGDGLDNMTMILVQFNKPIRPDAPHP
- the LOC135641874 gene encoding probable protein phosphatase 2C 11 isoform X1 translates to MMKFFFMLLYVVALWLKNFCTIARSFLERSHPGISMGIYLSSPKTEKFSEDGANARLRFGLSSMQGWRATMEDAHAAVPDLDNCTSFFGVYDGHGGKVVAKFCAKYLHAEILKCEPQLGGDLSASAQKAFLRMDEMMKGQRGWRELAVLGDKMDKFTGLIEGLIWSPRGGYSSEHLDEWAYEEGPHSDFSGPTSGSTACVAVIRNNQLIVANAGDSRCVLSRKGQAISLSTDHKPYLVEEKERIVKAGGFIQAGRINGSLNLTRAIGDMEFKQNKFLPAEKQVVTCNPDINIVELCDDDEFLILACDGVWDCMTSQQLVDFINEHIKTESCLSAVCERVLDRCLAPSTISGDGLDNMTMILVQFNKPIRPDAPHP